Proteins encoded together in one Sinorhizobium sp. B11 window:
- a CDS encoding glutathione S-transferase N-terminal domain-containing protein, which translates to MKLYTHPGASSLSVHILLRETRLPFDLEVVNVTAKVRADGSDYWTVARRGMVPLLELDNGDKLTENLVIAQYLCDRAGRHDLMPEAGTMQRYHVMEWQSYVAAELHKSFVPMFWPIDDETRALVFERIQSRLGFLDEGMKGPFLTGETFTAADAYLFVIASWTRFFAIPTDAYPRVNNLLKLVSQRQSVRDALQAEGRGLVVIDDLEPTP; encoded by the coding sequence ATGAAACTCTACACGCACCCTGGAGCGAGCTCGCTCTCGGTCCATATCTTGTTGCGCGAGACGCGCCTGCCGTTTGACCTAGAGGTCGTCAACGTCACGGCCAAGGTTCGCGCGGACGGTTCCGATTACTGGACGGTTGCCCGACGCGGAATGGTACCGCTTCTCGAGCTGGACAACGGTGACAAGCTTACCGAGAACCTCGTCATTGCCCAGTACCTCTGCGATCGCGCGGGGCGTCACGACCTGATGCCGGAAGCTGGGACCATGCAGCGCTATCACGTCATGGAATGGCAGAGCTATGTCGCTGCCGAACTGCACAAGAGCTTCGTGCCAATGTTTTGGCCGATAGACGACGAAACACGGGCGCTTGTCTTCGAGCGTATCCAGAGCCGTCTGGGGTTCCTGGACGAAGGCATGAAAGGTCCTTTCCTGACCGGCGAGACCTTCACAGCCGCAGACGCATATCTTTTCGTAATTGCCAGCTGGACACGATTTTTTGCGATTCCCACCGATGCGTACCCACGCGTGAACAATTTGCTCAAGCTCGTCTCGCAACGACAGTCGGTCCGGGACGCCCTCCAGGCCGAAGGGCGCGGGCTCGTGGTTATCGACGATCTTGAGCCCACCCCGTAA
- a CDS encoding MFS transporter, with amino-acid sequence MSNRLKVKDNKLSGDAVPHDEDAPAPSLVPAYFLALGTFAIGTEGFMIAPLLPTIADDLGMTISTTAMLVVVFTLVLAISSPITTVATGRLNRRDTLIVAMTLFTIGNLAAAFSSTFSTLLVARILMAVASGLYVPSANALAGAIAGPHRRGRALAIVSGGMTIAIALGLPLGAVVGHAFGWRATFLAVAVMGVVAIVGILAGIRRQVGDGMAVASLAERVNVVRQPAILKLLAVTLFWSLGAYTAYPYIAPYLNSVLDFGVTGVAATVSMWGIAAAVGVTTGGTLNDRFGSRKVAMVSLALLAASFIALAGVTNLTPTAALVPALVAIAVWGFSVWSFFPAQMARLIHASSPSQASVSLSLNTSTMYLGFSIGSAIGAAIIGGGEIWLIGATAGAAEIIALLLDKRFTRQGV; translated from the coding sequence ATGTCAAATCGACTGAAAGTCAAAGACAACAAGTTGTCCGGTGACGCCGTCCCACACGACGAGGACGCGCCGGCACCGTCCCTGGTTCCTGCCTACTTCCTCGCCCTCGGTACTTTCGCGATCGGCACCGAAGGGTTCATGATCGCCCCGCTATTACCGACCATCGCCGACGATCTGGGAATGACCATTTCGACCACCGCGATGTTGGTCGTCGTATTCACACTGGTCCTGGCCATCAGTTCGCCGATTACGACGGTTGCCACTGGACGCCTGAACCGTCGCGACACATTGATTGTGGCGATGACGCTGTTCACGATCGGCAACCTCGCGGCCGCATTCTCTTCCACCTTCAGCACCTTGCTAGTCGCACGCATCCTGATGGCAGTCGCTTCGGGCCTTTACGTCCCTAGCGCCAATGCCCTCGCGGGTGCCATCGCAGGGCCTCATAGACGCGGTCGCGCGCTTGCGATCGTGAGTGGCGGGATGACCATTGCGATTGCCCTTGGCCTCCCTCTTGGCGCTGTTGTGGGTCATGCGTTCGGTTGGCGCGCCACGTTCCTCGCTGTCGCGGTCATGGGCGTTGTTGCTATCGTCGGAATCCTGGCGGGCATACGCCGGCAGGTGGGAGACGGCATGGCGGTCGCAAGCCTGGCTGAAAGGGTCAACGTCGTTCGTCAGCCAGCGATCCTGAAATTGCTTGCAGTGACGCTGTTCTGGTCGCTGGGTGCCTACACCGCCTACCCTTACATCGCGCCCTATCTGAATTCGGTGCTCGACTTCGGGGTGACGGGCGTTGCAGCAACCGTCTCGATGTGGGGAATCGCGGCCGCGGTCGGCGTTACCACTGGCGGAACGCTTAACGACCGATTTGGCTCCCGTAAGGTCGCGATGGTTTCGCTTGCCCTGTTGGCAGCCTCATTCATCGCTCTTGCGGGCGTGACAAATCTCACACCAACAGCCGCACTGGTGCCCGCGCTCGTAGCGATCGCCGTCTGGGGCTTCAGCGTCTGGTCCTTTTTCCCTGCGCAGATGGCACGCCTCATCCATGCCTCGTCGCCATCACAAGCGTCGGTATCTCTCTCGCTGAATACATCGACCATGTATCTCGGCTTCTCGATCGGAAGCGCTATCGGAGCAGCCATCATCGGTGGCGGCGAGATCTGGTTAATCGGAGCGACAGCCGGTGCGGCCGAAATCATCGCACTGCTTCTCGACAAGCGCTTCACACGCCAAGGGGTATAA